The window GCCGGAAGACGTCGATGAGCTCGAAGGTCACTTGAAAGTCGAGCGCGGTAAGTTGCTTCACCCGGCCGACGATGAGGTAGTCGACCTGCAATATCTTCCAGTTGTCGAAGCGCACGTCGTCGCTGCGCACAGGCGAGGAGATCATGTTCTCGCGCGCAACCGGGTCGAAACGGCCGGTGCGGAAGAGATCGTTCGCGACGATCTCGGCAATGTCCTCGGGGACATTGCCCTCGATGCCGAAGGGCACGACAGCGATTGGCAGGCCGCCGCCGACGCCGCCCTTGATTTCGATCCGCAGGACAGCGTGCGACGCCGTCGAGAACCACGCCGTCAGCACGACCAGGAGGGCGACGGCAACGCGGTGAGTCTGAGCCATGGTGCTGATCACTGGGGTGAGAAAACAAATTCTATCACCCGTTCATACAAACGGGGGTCCGGCGGACGCGGCAACGGCGAGGCCTTGAGCACTGCGTTCTCGATCGATCGGCGGGTCTCGGCACTCACGTTGCACGGCAACACATCGACGGTCAGCACGCCGCCAGTCGGGTCCTGACGCACGCGGACCGCGCACTCGAAATCGGCGTCGAGGCCGGTGTTGATCCAGCGACGCCGAACCGATTGCTCGATGCTGCGCTTGTAGCGCGTATTCAGGCGATCGAGCTCGGCCGCCTGGCGCTGCCGCTCCTCGGCGGCCTCCCGGGCAGCGCGCGCCTCGGCTTCCTGGCGCAACCGGGCTTCTTCTTCGAGCCGAAGCCGCTCGGCCTCCTGGCGCTGACGTTCTTCTTCCTCCAGCCGCAGGCGTTCGGCTTCCTGGCGCTGACGTTCTTCTTCCTCCAGCCGCAGGCGTTCGGCTTCCTGGCGTTGCCGCTCCTCTTCCT of the Pseudomonadota bacterium genome contains:
- a CDS encoding TonB C-terminal domain-containing protein; translation: RQEEEERKRLEEEERKRQEEEERKRLEEEERKRQEEEERRRLEEEERKRQEEEERRRLEEEERKRQEEEERKRQEEEERQRQEAERLRLEEEERQRQEAERLRLEEEERQRQEAERLRLEEEARLRQEAEARAAREAAEERQRQAAELDRLNTRYKRSIEQSVRRRWINTGLDADFECAVRVRQDPTGGVLTVDVLPCNVSAETRRSIENAVLKASPLPRPPDPRLYERVIEFVFSPQ